The Halalkalibacter krulwichiae genome has a segment encoding these proteins:
- the mreD gene encoding rod shape-determining protein MreD has product MSRFFIPTLVFVLLVLEGTIFQLLTPAQNEMDVTLVPRFVIIMLVFIGIHFGRFSSIVYGLAFGLIYDIVYTQLLGVYMFGFGLIGYAFAFKYKQIQDSLLFHLLLMLAAVALFDYYQFGLYKLIGITDLAANLFFYERFIPGLILNFAFAVIIYYPVKKLISHVMKQASLR; this is encoded by the coding sequence GTGAGCCGTTTCTTTATCCCGACGCTCGTTTTTGTTTTGCTTGTGCTAGAAGGAACGATCTTTCAATTGCTTACACCTGCGCAAAATGAAATGGATGTAACGCTCGTACCGCGTTTTGTCATAATTATGCTCGTATTTATCGGGATTCATTTCGGACGTTTTAGCAGTATAGTTTATGGATTGGCATTTGGTCTTATTTACGACATTGTCTACACGCAATTGTTAGGTGTGTATATGTTTGGATTTGGATTGATTGGCTATGCATTTGCTTTTAAATACAAACAAATACAGGATTCACTCTTATTTCACTTATTATTAATGCTCGCAGCTGTCGCTCTTTTTGATTATTATCAATTTGGGTTATATAAGTTAATTGGCATTACTGATTTAGCTGCAAATTTGTTCTTCTATGAACGGTTTATACCAGGGTTAATTTTGAACTTTGCTTTTGCAGTGATTATTTATTATCCAGTGAAAAAATTAATTTCACATGTGATGAAACAGGCAAGTCTTAGATAG
- the mreC gene encoding rod shape-determining protein MreC, with translation MPSFFSNKKLIILLVAIIILVALIGYSRQDREQITGPEQVIRDAVGWVQTIFTKPAYAIAGFFENVRDIQHIYEENKILKSRLDEYAQISVERNLLRNENETLKDMLELDESLNDYLMRSAVVIHRSPDRWSEYIGLNRGSEHGIEPNMGVVDSKGGLIGKVKTVSEFSSRIQLLSDNDRTNRVSAMISMDQPEYGFIEGYDEEAGLLIMRKIDLEADIEEGQTVVTSGKGGVYPSGLLIGEIVRVEPDEYGLTQNAYIEPTADFFAIDYVYIIERTSTTLDPDLLEEEPS, from the coding sequence ATGCCGTCCTTTTTTTCAAACAAAAAATTAATTATTCTTCTCGTTGCTATCATTATTCTTGTTGCACTAATTGGTTACTCAAGACAAGATCGTGAGCAGATTACAGGACCAGAACAAGTGATTAGAGATGCTGTTGGATGGGTGCAAACCATTTTCACGAAACCCGCATACGCTATTGCGGGTTTCTTTGAAAATGTTCGAGACATCCAACATATTTACGAAGAAAATAAAATATTGAAATCAAGACTCGATGAATATGCTCAAATTTCGGTCGAGCGAAATTTACTGAGAAATGAAAATGAAACATTAAAAGATATGCTTGAATTAGATGAGAGCTTAAATGATTACTTAATGAGATCAGCTGTTGTCATTCATCGAAGTCCGGATAGATGGAGTGAATACATCGGCCTTAACCGCGGGTCGGAACATGGCATTGAACCTAATATGGGTGTCGTTGATTCAAAAGGCGGGCTCATTGGAAAAGTGAAAACAGTAAGTGAGTTTTCTTCTAGAATTCAATTGTTATCTGACAATGACCGAACAAACCGTGTGTCAGCAATGATCTCGATGGATCAACCTGAATATGGCTTTATTGAGGGATATGATGAGGAAGCTGGATTGCTTATCATGAGAAAGATTGATCTTGAAGCCGATATTGAAGAGGGACAAACTGTCGTAACATCAGGTAAAGGTGGCGTCTATCCTAGTGGTTTATTAATTGGGGAAATTGTTCGTGTTGAACCCGATGAATATGGGTTGACACAAAATGCCTATATTGAGCCAACGGCAGACTTCTTTGCAATAGACTATGTATATATTATTGAACGTACGAGTACGACGTTAGATCCAGATCTGCTTGAGGAGGAACCATCGTGA
- a CDS encoding rod shape-determining protein: MFGGFSKDIGIDLGTANTLVYVKSKGIVVREPSVVAFRTDTGSIEAVGNDAKNMIGRTPGNIVALRPMKDGVIADFDTTATMLKYFIRQALKNRSMFTRKPSVMVCVPSGITAVEKRAVEDATKQAGAKEAYTLEEPFAAAIGADLPVWEPTGSMVVDIGGGTTEVAIISLGGIVTSQSIRVAGDEMDEAIIQYIKKTYNLMIGERTAEALKLEIGSAGAPEGVDDMDIRGRDLLTGLPKTISVSAEEIAGALADTVTTIIESVKNTLEQSPPELAADIMDRGIVLTGGGALLRNLDKVLSDETKMPVLVAENPLDCVAIGTGRALENLHLFRSKAGITSRSDRKG; the protein is encoded by the coding sequence ATGTTTGGTGGGTTCTCAAAAGATATAGGAATTGATTTAGGAACAGCAAACACGCTTGTTTACGTGAAGAGTAAGGGAATCGTCGTTCGTGAGCCGTCAGTTGTTGCATTTCGAACGGATACTGGCTCCATTGAAGCTGTTGGGAACGATGCAAAGAATATGATTGGTCGTACACCGGGTAATATTGTAGCTTTGCGTCCAATGAAAGATGGTGTCATTGCAGACTTTGATACAACGGCGACGATGTTAAAATACTTTATTCGTCAAGCGTTAAAAAATCGTTCAATGTTTACACGTAAGCCGTCTGTTATGGTTTGTGTACCGTCAGGAATTACCGCAGTTGAAAAACGAGCTGTGGAAGATGCAACAAAGCAAGCAGGAGCAAAGGAAGCATATACGCTTGAAGAACCATTTGCAGCTGCAATTGGAGCAGACCTTCCAGTTTGGGAGCCGACAGGTAGCATGGTTGTAGATATTGGTGGAGGAACGACTGAAGTTGCGATTATCTCACTTGGTGGGATTGTGACAAGTCAATCGATCAGAGTTGCTGGTGATGAGATGGATGAAGCGATCATTCAGTATATTAAGAAAACATATAACTTAATGATCGGTGAACGAACGGCTGAAGCGTTAAAGCTTGAAATTGGATCGGCTGGTGCTCCTGAAGGCGTTGATGATATGGACATTCGAGGTCGTGATTTATTAACGGGTCTACCAAAGACAATTAGTGTATCAGCAGAAGAAATTGCAGGTGCATTAGCTGATACGGTGACAACAATTATAGAATCGGTTAAAAATACGTTAGAACAATCGCCGCCAGAGCTTGCAGCGGATATTATGGATCGTGGGATTGTCCTCACAGGTGGGGGTGCTTTGCTTCGCAATCTTGACAAAGTACTAAGCGACGAAACAAAAATGCCTGTCCTAGTTGCTGAAAATCCTTTAGATTGTGTGGCAATTGGAACAGGAAGAGCACTAGAAAATCTTCATTTATTCCGTTCAAAGGCTGGAATAACTTCTCGTTCAGATCGGAAAGGTTAG
- the radC gene encoding RadC family protein produces MRQSPFLIRDVPLRERPRERLLQEGAQALTNQEILAILLRSGTKQESVLELAQHVLAKFDGILLLKEAAIEELCSIKGIGEAKAVELLAAIELGKRIHSMQPEERYVIRSPEDVSNYVMEDMRFLQQEHFDCLYLNTKNQVLHRKTIFIGSLNASICHPREIFKEALRRSAASVICLHNHPSGDPSPSREDIEMTKRLAESGKMIGIELLDHIIIGDRKFVSLKEQGYVI; encoded by the coding sequence ATGCGCCAATCCCCTTTCCTTATTCGAGATGTTCCTCTTCGAGAAAGGCCGCGTGAACGATTGTTGCAAGAGGGTGCACAGGCATTAACGAATCAAGAAATCTTGGCAATTTTGCTTCGAAGTGGTACAAAGCAAGAGTCTGTTTTAGAGCTAGCTCAACATGTGTTAGCGAAGTTTGATGGGATCTTACTGTTGAAAGAAGCTGCAATTGAAGAATTATGTTCAATCAAAGGAATTGGAGAAGCGAAGGCGGTTGAGTTATTAGCAGCGATTGAGCTTGGGAAAAGAATTCATAGTATGCAGCCCGAGGAACGATATGTAATTCGTTCGCCAGAGGATGTATCTAATTATGTCATGGAAGATATGCGTTTTCTTCAACAAGAACACTTCGATTGTTTGTATTTAAATACAAAAAACCAAGTGCTTCATCGGAAGACTATTTTCATTGGCAGTTTAAATGCAAGCATTTGCCATCCACGTGAGATTTTTAAAGAAGCCCTGAGGCGCTCAGCGGCTTCTGTTATTTGTCTTCATAATCACCCATCAGGAGATCCATCTCCTAGTCGTGAAGATATTGAAATGACAAAGCGACTTGCCGAGTCAGGCAAAATGATTGGCATCGAACTTCTTGATCATATTATTATTGGAGACCGTAAATTTGTTAGTCTTAAAGAGCAAGGATATGTCATATAA
- a CDS encoding Maf family protein, with product MKSFILASGSPRRKELLQQVHYSFEVKTSDVEEKVEKGLTPSEVVQQLALQKAEDVWSKHPTEIVLGADTVVAYDNEILGKPMDEQDAGAMLRKLSGSTHSVYTGVAICSPNGKDTFYEKTDVEFYPLTEDEINMYVKSGEPNDKAGSYGIQGFGAFLVKRIIGDYFSVVGLPLAKTVRELRKRGIHPDT from the coding sequence ATGAAATCTTTCATTTTAGCCTCAGGATCCCCAAGACGAAAAGAGCTTTTACAACAAGTTCATTATTCCTTTGAAGTGAAAACAAGTGACGTTGAAGAAAAAGTCGAAAAAGGACTGACGCCAAGTGAAGTCGTTCAACAGTTAGCATTGCAAAAAGCCGAAGATGTCTGGTCGAAGCATCCAACTGAAATCGTACTTGGAGCAGATACAGTTGTAGCTTATGACAATGAAATTCTTGGCAAGCCTATGGATGAGCAGGACGCAGGAGCGATGCTTCGGAAACTGTCTGGCAGCACGCATAGCGTCTATACAGGTGTTGCTATTTGTTCGCCAAACGGAAAAGACACTTTTTATGAGAAGACAGATGTCGAGTTTTATCCGCTTACAGAGGATGAAATCAACATGTACGTTAAAAGTGGCGAGCCAAACGATAAGGCAGGTAGTTATGGCATTCAAGGATTTGGTGCGTTTTTAGTTAAACGTATTATTGGCGATTATTTTTCAGTTGTTGGTTTACCATTAGCAAAAACGGTACGAGAACTTCGAAAAAGAGGAATTCACCCCGATACGTAA
- a CDS encoding type II secretion system F family protein, which produces MNFLYKAIDSRTGKEVKGKLHASSEEVAIRELKGKGLFIAELNEQVETIWNKDLNITLGKPVKNQDFVVFCRQLATLLKAGTTITEAINILSDQVTSKRFKEVLNDVYFHIRSGTPFSEACEKHPKVFDKVFINMVRAGETSGDLENVLERLATFYEKERRVREKVKSAMMYPIAVSIIAIGVVITLLTVVLPNLLANLTSMGGDIPLPTQLVMGASDFLIQRWYIVMLLVTVLILAFISIKRNQTGKYMLDYAKLKIPIFGLLAQKTILARVTRTMASLFSSSVPVLQTLTMSAEISDNEVVKKVLHDSKESLRAGESLSGPLSESWVFPKLVSHMVKVGEESGQLDTMLEKVADFYEEEVEQMASRLSAIMEPLMIVVLGLIVGTIVLAAILPMFSIYDNFGG; this is translated from the coding sequence ATGAATTTTCTTTATAAAGCAATTGATTCTCGGACGGGAAAAGAAGTGAAAGGGAAGCTTCATGCCTCTTCAGAAGAAGTGGCTATTCGAGAGCTGAAAGGGAAAGGATTATTTATCGCTGAGTTAAATGAACAAGTAGAGACGATCTGGAATAAAGATTTAAATATTACGCTTGGGAAACCTGTGAAAAACCAAGACTTCGTCGTGTTTTGCCGTCAACTTGCTACGCTATTAAAAGCGGGAACGACCATTACAGAAGCGATTAATATTCTTAGTGACCAAGTGACTTCAAAAAGATTTAAAGAAGTTTTAAATGATGTCTATTTCCACATCCGTTCAGGTACACCTTTCTCTGAAGCTTGTGAGAAGCATCCGAAAGTTTTTGATAAAGTTTTTATAAACATGGTACGTGCTGGTGAGACAAGTGGAGATTTAGAAAATGTCTTAGAGCGATTAGCGACATTTTACGAAAAGGAACGTCGTGTAAGGGAAAAAGTGAAATCTGCGATGATGTATCCAATTGCTGTCTCCATTATTGCCATTGGAGTTGTAATCACTTTATTAACGGTCGTTCTTCCCAATCTACTAGCGAATTTAACGTCAATGGGAGGGGACATTCCACTTCCGACTCAATTGGTGATGGGAGCCTCGGACTTTCTGATCCAACGTTGGTATATTGTCATGCTCCTTGTAACCGTGTTAATTCTGGCATTTATTAGCATCAAACGGAACCAAACAGGGAAGTATATGCTAGATTATGCCAAATTAAAGATTCCTATATTTGGATTGTTGGCTCAGAAAACGATTTTAGCTCGAGTCACAAGAACAATGGCTTCTTTGTTTTCTAGTTCGGTTCCGGTTCTACAAACATTAACGATGAGTGCGGAAATCTCTGATAATGAAGTAGTAAAAAAAGTGTTACATGACTCCAAAGAATCGTTACGAGCTGGTGAAAGCTTATCGGGCCCTCTTTCAGAAAGTTGGGTTTTCCCGAAGCTAGTCAGCCACATGGTGAAAGTGGGAGAGGAATCTGGTCAACTAGACACGATGCTTGAGAAAGTAGCCGATTTCTATGAAGAAGAAGTGGAACAAATGGCTTCGCGCTTAAGTGCGATCATGGAACCTCTTATGATTGTTGTATTAGGATTAATCGTTGGAACAATTGTGTTAGCAGCAATTTTACCAATGTTCTCAATCTATGATAATTTCGGTGGTTAA
- a CDS encoding type IV pilus twitching motility protein PilT gives MNKLLEFSFRNGASDLHITVGTTPTVRINGKLKRVGSTVLRPQDTFEMAKEITTDAQMVRFEEESELDFSYAIEGVCRFRVNIYKQRGSIGIVCRVINGQVPTFESLRLPKALEYFAKQTQGLMLVTGPTGSGKSSTLAAMINYINQNMSKHILTLEDPIEYLHQHQKSIVNQREIGLDSKAFSVGLRAALRQDPDVILVGEMRDLDTVRTAITAAETGHLVLGTLHTTTASQTVHRIIDVFPPEQHQQVRMQLASSLVGVVSQRLLPTATEQGRIAALEILINNPAVANLIRSDKIHQILTVLETSKSQGMQTIQMAVMDLVRQGLITRTVADEFVPGWDKHE, from the coding sequence ATGAATAAATTGTTAGAGTTTTCTTTTCGAAATGGTGCCTCTGATTTACATATTACCGTTGGCACCACTCCAACAGTGCGGATAAATGGAAAATTAAAACGTGTCGGATCTACAGTGCTAAGGCCGCAAGACACGTTTGAAATGGCAAAGGAAATTACAACAGATGCCCAAATGGTGCGCTTTGAGGAAGAGAGCGAACTTGATTTTTCCTATGCGATTGAAGGGGTTTGTCGCTTTCGTGTAAATATTTACAAGCAGCGAGGCTCTATTGGGATTGTTTGCCGTGTCATCAATGGTCAAGTGCCTACGTTTGAGTCATTGCGGTTACCAAAAGCATTAGAATATTTTGCGAAACAAACGCAAGGTCTTATGTTAGTTACGGGTCCAACAGGTTCTGGTAAGTCTTCGACATTAGCGGCGATGATTAACTATATTAACCAAAATATGAGCAAACATATCCTAACATTAGAGGATCCGATTGAATATTTACATCAGCACCAAAAGAGCATTGTCAACCAGCGTGAAATTGGGCTTGATAGCAAAGCATTTTCAGTAGGGCTTAGAGCGGCTTTAAGACAGGACCCTGATGTGATTCTTGTAGGGGAAATGCGAGATTTGGACACCGTTCGAACGGCCATTACGGCTGCGGAAACAGGGCACCTCGTTCTAGGGACGTTGCATACAACAACAGCTTCTCAAACGGTTCATCGAATCATCGATGTTTTTCCACCAGAACAACACCAACAAGTACGGATGCAGCTTGCAAGCTCTCTTGTAGGAGTTGTGTCACAACGTTTATTGCCAACGGCAACGGAACAAGGACGAATTGCGGCTTTGGAAATTTTAATCAACAATCCGGCTGTTGCTAATTTAATTCGCTCAGACAAAATTCATCAAATCTTAACCGTCCTAGAGACAAGCAAGAGCCAAGGGATGCAGACGATTCAGATGGCTGTTATGGATCTCGTTCGTCAAGGTCTTATTACACGTACGGTTGCCGATGAATTTGTGCCAGGTTGGGACAAGCATGAATAA
- a CDS encoding GspE/PulE family protein, which yields MATQKRKRLGDILVESGMITYDQLMAALKEQKVTGARLGDQLVQMEVVTEQQIIEVLEYQLGIPHINLYKQKIDPKIIGIINEELARRYQLLPIERIGERLTVAMVDPLDIFALDDLRLSTGFHIQPAIAKKEEIRLAINRYYGMQKSIDQMVDNMAVKEDESAMSDLQQSDDSPVAKMVNQLIYQATEEGASDIHIDGLESETVIRFRVDGVLRQERTLPKSMHNVLVSRIKILADLNIAEKRLPQDGRFKVDLEIRKIDLRVSILPTVFGEKVVLRLLDTENVSLGIKRLGFSTANEQKFRKMLNSAYGIILVTGPTGSGKSTTLYSALSKLNSEDVNIITVEDPVEYQLKGINQVQVNANIGLTFASGLRSILRQDPDIIMIGEIRDTETAEIALRSALTGHLVLSTLHTNDAISAINRLMDMGIEPFLVSSALSGIVAQRLVRRVCSSCADRYVPTKEERQVFESVGMTVSNLVKGKGCANCNSTGYKGRLAIHEIVVMDDTLREYITRKSSYQTYRAYVEEKDFISMQHDGLMKAAQGITTLEEVFRVTVE from the coding sequence ATGGCTACGCAAAAAAGAAAACGCCTTGGTGATATTCTCGTTGAATCAGGCATGATCACATATGATCAGTTAATGGCTGCGTTAAAAGAGCAAAAGGTAACAGGTGCACGATTAGGGGATCAGCTTGTACAAATGGAAGTGGTCACCGAACAACAAATTATTGAAGTACTAGAGTATCAATTAGGCATCCCCCATATTAATCTGTACAAACAAAAAATTGATCCGAAAATTATTGGGATTATTAATGAAGAGTTGGCTAGGCGTTATCAACTGCTGCCAATTGAGCGAATTGGAGAGCGTTTAACGGTTGCCATGGTTGATCCTCTCGATATTTTTGCATTAGATGATTTAAGACTGAGTACCGGATTTCACATTCAACCAGCGATCGCTAAGAAAGAAGAGATTCGCTTAGCGATTAATCGCTATTACGGTATGCAAAAGTCAATTGACCAAATGGTAGATAACATGGCTGTAAAAGAAGACGAATCGGCTATGAGTGATCTTCAGCAGTCCGATGATTCTCCTGTTGCGAAGATGGTCAATCAGTTGATTTATCAAGCGACCGAAGAAGGAGCTAGTGATATTCATATTGATGGGCTTGAATCAGAGACGGTTATCCGCTTTCGTGTCGATGGAGTGTTGCGTCAAGAACGAACGCTTCCAAAGAGTATGCACAATGTGTTAGTGTCACGTATTAAAATTTTGGCTGACTTAAATATTGCCGAAAAACGCTTGCCGCAAGATGGTCGGTTTAAGGTTGACCTTGAAATTCGAAAAATTGATTTGCGGGTGTCGATATTGCCAACAGTTTTTGGCGAGAAAGTAGTCTTGCGATTGCTTGATACTGAAAATGTATCGTTAGGCATTAAGCGCTTGGGCTTTTCAACCGCAAATGAACAGAAGTTTCGCAAGATGTTAAATAGTGCTTATGGAATCATTCTTGTAACAGGTCCAACGGGTTCGGGGAAATCAACAACGTTGTACTCTGCATTGTCTAAACTTAACTCTGAGGATGTAAACATCATCACGGTTGAGGACCCTGTCGAATATCAATTAAAAGGAATCAATCAAGTTCAAGTTAATGCCAACATCGGTCTTACTTTCGCGTCTGGTTTACGATCCATTTTAAGGCAAGACCCTGATATTATTATGATAGGGGAAATTAGAGATACGGAAACAGCAGAAATTGCATTACGCTCAGCTTTAACAGGTCATTTAGTTTTAAGTACATTGCATACAAATGATGCCATAAGTGCAATTAACCGTTTAATGGACATGGGAATCGAACCATTTCTTGTTTCATCTGCTCTGTCTGGAATCGTGGCCCAGCGTCTAGTCCGTCGTGTCTGTTCCTCTTGTGCGGACCGATATGTTCCAACTAAAGAAGAACGGCAAGTATTTGAATCAGTTGGCATGACCGTTTCGAACCTTGTAAAAGGAAAGGGTTGTGCAAACTGTAACAGTACTGGTTATAAAGGGCGCTTAGCAATTCATGAGATTGTCGTAATGGATGATACACTACGAGAATACATTACGAGAAAATCTTCTTATCAAACTTACCGAGCGTATGTGGAGGAGAAAGATTTCATTAGTATGCAGCATGATGGGTTAATGAAAGCTGCTCAAGGGATTACGACACTTGAAGAAGTCTTTAGAGTAACTGTTGAATAA
- the pilM gene encoding type IV pilus biogenesis protein PilM: MLFNNKYTGIDVRDNKVTFATIKLDKQAPVLEEVYEHSLQENIVANGVVVEKGLLSTAVRSYLKGNKKASKKVHLSIPTQNTLIRKITTLPDLEEKDLAKLIRFQIGESIHIPFEDPIYDFVKIGSVIPERNGVRTDDDFTLEELANNVEKDIQGPRSEILFFATSRSISEDLMESCEEAGYKPLTAELRGLSLQRLLMYLHPSWLKDTAMILDVSEETVDIHIFKHDLIVFSRTMALEEPDERSPRQDEDVLAFSDEVAEETVTQVAAAREGSTKRLDEYVSSVITEIQRAQNFFRYSLGERDSEFSKIIVTGESASLLIDPLSERMRMEISTIDYSSIVTAEQNQQLLDSCSVAIGLALRANDKPDKNRKGK, from the coding sequence ATGTTATTCAACAACAAATACACAGGCATAGACGTTCGTGACAACAAAGTGACATTTGCGACGATTAAGCTAGATAAGCAAGCTCCTGTTTTAGAGGAGGTTTATGAGCATTCACTCCAAGAAAACATTGTAGCAAATGGGGTTGTGGTCGAGAAAGGCTTGTTGTCAACGGCTGTTCGTAGTTATCTAAAGGGGAATAAAAAAGCTTCAAAAAAGGTTCATTTGTCGATCCCTACTCAAAATACGCTCATACGAAAAATTACGACTTTGCCTGATTTGGAGGAAAAAGATTTAGCGAAGCTGATTCGGTTTCAGATTGGGGAATCGATTCATATTCCGTTTGAGGATCCGATTTATGATTTTGTCAAAATTGGGTCGGTCATCCCAGAACGAAATGGGGTAAGGACAGATGATGATTTTACCCTTGAGGAACTAGCGAACAATGTTGAAAAGGACATTCAGGGACCGCGAAGTGAGATTTTGTTTTTTGCGACGTCGCGTTCTATTTCAGAAGATTTAATGGAGTCATGTGAAGAGGCTGGTTATAAGCCGCTTACAGCTGAGCTAAGAGGGTTGTCACTGCAACGGTTGTTAATGTATTTGCATCCTAGCTGGTTAAAAGATACAGCGATGATTCTCGATGTTTCCGAAGAGACGGTCGATATCCACATTTTCAAACACGATCTCATTGTTTTCTCGAGAACGATGGCGCTTGAGGAGCCTGATGAGAGGAGCCCTAGACAAGATGAAGACGTCCTCGCTTTTTCGGATGAAGTTGCAGAAGAGACTGTTACACAAGTTGCAGCCGCAAGAGAAGGTTCAACGAAACGTCTAGACGAGTATGTTTCTTCTGTCATTACCGAGATTCAAAGAGCGCAGAATTTCTTTAGGTATTCACTTGGGGAACGTGATAGTGAGTTTAGTAAAATCATTGTAACGGGAGAGTCTGCTAGTCTTCTTATTGATCCGTTATCTGAGAGAATGCGCATGGAGATTAGCACAATTGATTATAGTTCGATTGTAACAGCCGAGCAAAACCAACAGCTGCTCGATTCGTGCAGTGTAGCAATTGGGCTTGCCCTTAGAGCGAATGACAAACCAGATAAGAATCGAAAAGGAAAATAA
- a CDS encoding PilW family protein: MNNQKGVTLVELLVVIALMTVITMVAVSLVSYSLKSEQVVFHKNDTQRQARFLMEYMTREMRDGARWIENKDLGTLELRKNDKTLLIYKEKMTTILLINGSNQVVSESASILVFENEEDANEVRIILEIGDTKLASTIMYSRF, from the coding sequence ATGAATAATCAAAAAGGAGTTACACTTGTAGAACTTTTAGTCGTAATTGCCTTAATGACTGTTATTACGATGGTTGCAGTAAGTCTCGTAAGTTATTCATTAAAGTCTGAACAAGTTGTATTTCATAAAAATGATACACAAAGGCAAGCTCGTTTTCTAATGGAATATATGACGAGGGAAATGCGTGATGGCGCAAGATGGATTGAAAATAAAGATTTGGGAACATTGGAACTAAGAAAAAATGATAAAACTCTCCTGATTTATAAAGAGAAGATGACCACCATCCTTTTAATAAATGGAAGTAATCAAGTTGTTTCTGAATCAGCTTCTATTCTTGTTTTTGAGAATGAAGAAGATGCTAATGAAGTTCGAATAATACTAGAAATCGGGGATACTAAACTAGCATCTACCATAATGTATTCTCGTTTTTGA
- a CDS encoding prepilin-type N-terminal cleavage/methylation domain-containing protein, producing the protein MKNEKGLTLVELLVAIVIVGIIIVPLLTIMTGTFTRTVSQEKETQIAYIAQEVMEKVRYSTTGTLSVDTYCWSNINEQCESHANLPAPYSNLVIDEPVTVFVKVDPYEHEVDNFYQITVRVEKNSFISSGKAGLHEKENKIELVTVVFRPDE; encoded by the coding sequence TTGAAAAATGAGAAAGGGCTGACGCTTGTTGAATTGTTAGTAGCGATTGTCATTGTCGGGATTATTATTGTTCCATTATTGACGATTATGACTGGCACTTTTACGCGCACGGTTAGTCAAGAAAAAGAAACGCAAATTGCGTATATTGCTCAAGAGGTGATGGAGAAGGTTAGGTACTCAACAACAGGTACATTGAGTGTTGATACATATTGTTGGAGTAATATTAACGAACAATGTGAATCGCATGCTAACCTCCCTGCTCCTTATAGCAATTTGGTGATAGATGAGCCCGTAACTGTATTTGTTAAAGTCGATCCTTATGAGCATGAAGTGGATAATTTTTACCAAATAACAGTTAGGGTTGAGAAAAATAGTTTTATTAGTAGTGGGAAAGCTGGATTACATGAAAAAGAAAATAAAATTGAACTTGTTACGGTGGTGTTTCGACCGGATGAATAA
- a CDS encoding prepilin peptidase — MICDSYFWLIGLLLGSFLNVVAIRLLKKESIAFPPSNCPNCHHRLSVLDLVPVFSYLFLKGKCRYCKAKISPLYPVGELVTASSLFLVYKVVGVQLELLPAIILTTVLVLAVLTDIREKLILDVITLPAIAILLITRLFIGSEPFWFYVVGGAVGFVLLLLIAIVSRGGMGGGDIKLYAAIGLVLGPWMTLLSFMVASFLGAVVGLLLIVTGVVKRKQPIAFGPFIFIGTLIAYLFGYDVWNWYVSLWQG; from the coding sequence TTGATTTGCGATTCTTATTTTTGGTTAATAGGGTTACTTTTAGGAAGCTTTCTCAACGTAGTCGCCATCCGTCTACTCAAAAAAGAATCAATCGCCTTCCCTCCTTCAAATTGTCCAAACTGCCATCATCGTTTATCGGTACTAGATTTAGTGCCTGTCTTTAGTTATCTCTTCTTAAAGGGGAAGTGCCGTTATTGCAAGGCGAAGATCTCTCCTCTCTATCCTGTTGGTGAGCTTGTAACAGCTTCTTCTCTTTTCCTCGTCTATAAAGTTGTTGGTGTGCAGCTTGAATTGCTTCCAGCGATTATTTTAACGACTGTTCTTGTGTTAGCTGTTTTGACAGACATTCGAGAAAAGTTAATTTTGGATGTGATTACGCTTCCAGCAATAGCGATCTTGTTAATAACTCGGCTGTTTATTGGTTCTGAACCGTTCTGGTTTTATGTAGTTGGCGGGGCTGTTGGTTTTGTATTGCTCCTTCTCATAGCGATCGTCAGCCGTGGCGGAATGGGTGGTGGTGATATAAAGCTTTATGCAGCAATTGGACTTGTGCTCGGACCATGGATGACGCTCTTAAGTTTCATGGTTGCCTCTTTTTTGGGGGCTGTTGTTGGCTTACTCTTAATCGTTACTGGAGTAGTAAAGAGAAAACAACCGATCGCGTTTGGGCCGTTTATTTTTATCGGAACTTTGATTGCTTATTTGTTCGGATATGACGTTTGGAATTGGTATGTCAGCTTGTGGCAGGGGTGA